From a single Arachis hypogaea cultivar Tifrunner chromosome 3, arahy.Tifrunner.gnm2.J5K5, whole genome shotgun sequence genomic region:
- the LOC112777099 gene encoding uncharacterized protein, with protein sequence MDFVTGLPRTRVGFDAVLVNQVCWGPELIAETTEQIKQIRARILTAQSRQKSYVDQRRKPLEFEEENHVFLKVTPTIGIDRVIKTKKLSSRYIGSFEVLRRIELVAYHVALLPHLSNLLDVFHVSQLRKCTPDASHVLEPEPIQLKENLTFQVTPVWIDDTSVKKLQGKEVLLVKVAWSRSKMEEHTWELESEVRKGYPELFSDKS encoded by the coding sequence ATGGATTTCGTAACGGGTTTGCCAAGGACTCGGGTAGGATTTGATGCGGTTTTAGTGAATCAAGTGTGTTGGGGACCGGAATTAATAGCTgaaaccactgagcaaatcaagcaaattcGAGCTAGGATTCTAACTGCGCAAAGCCGACAAAAGAGTTATGTGGATCAGAGAAGAAAACCTTTAGAGTTTGAAGAAGAAAATCATGTATTCTTGAAGGTTACTCCAACAATTGGGATCGACAGAGTAATCAAAACAAAGAAGTTGAGCTCGAGATACATTGGATCATTTGAGGTGTTGAGGCGAATCGAGCTGGTAGCTTATCACGTGGCCTTGCTGCCACATCTTTCTAACCTACTTGACGTATTCCATGTGTCACAACTCCGTAAGTGCACACCGGATGCGTCTCATGTGTTAGAGCCCGAACCGATTCAGTTGAAAGAGAACCTGACATTTCAAGTCACACCAGTATGGAttgatgacactagtgtgaagaagTTACAAGGAAAAGAAGTTCTGTTGGTAAAAGTAGCCTGGAGTAGATCCAAAATGGAAGAACATACTTGGGAGTTAGAGTCGGAAGTGCGAAAGGGCTATCCCGAGTTATTCTCAGATAAATcctaa